AGCATAGTATGATGGTAGTTAAGGGTGAAAAAGACAACCTTGAAGTCGCAGTTCATTCTTCGTTGAGTCTTGGGCACGatctttttccaattttctAACCTCGTATGAACATCATCTTTCCATTCTTGCAAAGTGGGAAACTTTCTAGGAAGTTCTGCTTTATAATACAAGATTTCTTGAATCTCCGCTTGCAGTTTTCTTACTTGAATGATGGCCAGCGAGACGGATTTGTAACTGGAAAGTCCGCTGGCACTCTTAGAATACTCTTCAACTGAAGATTCTTGTACAATCAATGCATCGTCGAGCTCAGAGAAAAGTTCAGTTGAAATGCTGGATTCAGGGATACCAAATGGCCTTCCCAAATAAAAGCATATCTGTCTATCCAGCGAGTATACGCACCAGAAAAGCCGTCGTCTCATGTCCATGGTGAAGACATCAAATTCATCGTTTTTCAAGTAGTTTTCGTTATGTAGACCAAGTTCAGATGACAGTCGAAGAGCGCTTCCTAACACATACCATACACCCGGAGTTGCAGGTCTCATTAGTGAATAAATGGTAAGCAGTAAAAGTCCTTGGAGTGATTCTAATCGATCAGAACTGCCGTAGACATGATCAATGTGAAACAGTGCACTTGTTTTAAATTTAGCAGAGGTTTCACTTTTATACTGTAAAAGATGTACTGAAGATGCAATAGCAAATACTATATTAAGAAAATATAGCGCTTTCCTAACTCTCTGGGGTGGCTGAATCGTTTCAGCCACTTCTTCGGGAGAAATTTCACCACTTGTTTCCTTTAACTTTGTTTGCAACTGCTTTTTATACTCACTATACCAAGTTTGAGTAGGAGGGATCCTGCTGTCTACAACTTTTTGATTAATTGAAGTATATTTGGAAGCAAGATTGACATTGGGAGATAGAGATCCGTATACCGGCTCAAAATATCTAATCACAAACTGTTCTCTGTGTAGTATTGGTAACTGCGAATTAGATTGTGCAAAATATATTTCGAGAAACCTTTCTGCATCTTCTTTCGTTGGCAAAAGAGTTGGATCAACTTCTGAATCCCTACGTTTTGATCCGCTGGCACAAGGGTTCATTGCTATTGAGTGGGCAGTTTCTTTTGTGTCGGATTGAAGACTTACAGCAGTTCGCATCAAACTGCCAAAAGATATTCCAGTTGTTTCTTTTATACTCCCATTGACAGCTGTGCCTGCGGTAGATGTCGGTATTTGGAGCTTAGGCACTTCCTCATTCGTAGAATTACACTGAGGTTGCTTATCATTAGAACTTGTCAATGGTTGGTCGTTTTCATTTAATCCGGAGGGTTCTTGGTTGATAGTTGTCGGTTCAATGCCGGCAGACCTTAATTGGGTTTCCAGGACTTTTACCCGCTCTTCTAAATACACGATATAGGATCTTGGAATATTTCGACCTGTGGCAGGATCGACACCGATACATTCAGCACCGAACCTGGCACATCGTCCACATTtgggaaacttttgatcaCACTTAGTTTTTTTTATTCGGCATCGCTTACAAGTGACTATTGTTCTAGTTACACCTAGTGGCCCAGCTGAATGCTCACTGGAATTgttttcattcatttcGGTTCTCCTTTTCCTTGACATTTCAATTTAGTTGACTTAAAGATAGGCAAATGATTGCAGTTTTAAAGAAGCAAAATCGCGCATGATAAGTCCCGATTGATTGAGAGAGCTGATTGTTTACCATACAAACATACAAACAATTAAAACAGTATTTGCTAATTACAATGACTAATCAAAGTTAGAGGGATACTTGTAGTCCTTGAGTTCGTAGAAATTCTCCTTGACATTACGAACGGAGACAAAACGAGAAAGGATATTGGCTGAGCCAGCCTTGTCGTTAGTACCACTCATTCTAGCACCACCGAACCATTGCTGACCAACAACTGCACCAGTGGACTTGTCGTTAATATAAAAGTTTCCGGCAGCATAACGAAGAGTTTCCTCTGCTTCCACAATAGCATTGCGATCGCGGGCAAAAATTGAGCCTGTCAGTCCGTACTTGGTCGAAGAATCAATCTTATGCAAAATAGCTGAGAATTCAGCTTCAGGATAAACATAAGCTGTTACTATAGGTCCAAAAAATTCTGTTTTTAAGTATTCATGATCCGCATTTGAGGTTCTTAATAGTGTTGGCTGGACAAAAAATCCGATACTGTCGCTATGCTTACCGCCAGAAACGATTTCCAATTCAGGATCAGTTACGGCGTCTTCAATCACCTTTGAGAGTTTGTCATAAGACTGCTGGTGAATGACGGGGCCCACAAACCCGTGGAAGCCGCTGGATGATGAAATGTTAGTCTGTTGGATCTGATTCATGTTGTCGCTCAATATTGCCTTGAATTGTTCCCATTTACTCTCAGGGATAAAGACTCGAGACGTGGCAGAGCATTTCTGTCCTTGATATTCGAATGATCCCCTAAGTGTTGATAAAGCTGCATGTTCAATGTTGGCACTTGGGTGAATGATATGGAAATTTTTTCCCCCAGTTTCTCCCACTAATCTTGGGAACTCCCTATAGATATCCTTATTaacattgaaagaaatttttgagtAAAGAGATTTGAACACATTGGTCGACCCGGTGAAGTGTAGTGCAGAAAAACAAGGGTCGTCCAAAACTTCATCCGTAACTAATTTTGGTTCTCCAGGAACAAAGTTTATTACCCCCGCGGGTAGTCCTGCTTCTTCAAGCACTTCCAGAAGTACATAATTGGAAAGAATAGCTGAGGCGGAAGGCTTCCACACCACAGTATTTCCCATTAATGCTGGAGCGCCTATCAAATTGGCAGCAATGGCAGTGAAGTTGAATGGCGTTACGGCATATACAAATCCTTCCAACGGTCTATATTCAGCTCTGTTCCAAACACCTGGTGCACTTTCTAATGGTTGCTGCGAATATAATTCTGAGGCATATGTTAcattgaatttgaagaaatcaattaATTCTGCCACCGCATCAATCTCAGCTTGAAATACATTTTTTCCCTGCCCCAGCATAGTAGCTGCAAGCATTTTATATCTGTACTTTGTCGATATTAGATCGGCGGCTTTCAAGAAGACTGCAGATCTTTCATGCAGAGGCATGGACATCCACTTATTCTTAGCATCCTTGGCAGCTATGATTGCACCTTGCACATCATCTTTCGTTGCTTGTCGAGTGTTTGCCAACACCTGTTTCTTGTTACTTGGATTAACCTGAGGAACAATTTCTCTGTCATATATCTTCTGACCTCCAATTACTAGAGGAACATCAATAGGTCCATTATCTGTAAGTTGAAGGATACCTTCTTTGAGATAGTCCCATTCCAGTGATCCTTTGCTGAATTCAAGGGTCGGTTCGTTCTTGATAGGTGGGGGCTTGAAACTAGCTAATTGACTGAAGTTCACAAAGTTTTTGACTCTTGATATAGAAGTAGAGCTTTGTGGACTCAACGGTAGCAGTGTTCGACGTAAGACCGAGATTCTTGCAACTGCAGGTGAGCTAAACATTGAGGAATGGATGAAAGTAGGAAAGAAGTAGAATTAAGACTAATGAATTTATAGGATATATCTCCACTCACCAACTAGTTATCGTGAGAGGTATAGTGAAGCGAGCAATCGCTTCAGTTCTCCAAAAGTCACCTCGATGTCTCTCGCTAGAACATTCCAATATCATTCTGGCGCACCGACCCACCGAACCGACAAAGCTATTCATACACGATCGCCTGGTCCCACACAGAGTAAAGTGGGGGTGAAAGTTTATCCAGGAGAATGCCAACCCGAGGAAACAAAGTGTCTTTCCAAATTTGGATCGCTAGGATACGAACACTATATATTAGAGAGGATGGTAGGAAAAACCAACCTCTTAAAAACTCTGGACTTTAAATGTTAAAAGCTAATTGAAGAAGCCATTATTTTACTGCTTTTCTCGTTTCTTGGATATAAGCCGCAAAGCCAGCTCTAATTCAACATTTTAGATTTGTTTCGGCCTATGAGGTTTCGCCCAAAGCAGGTTCAGTTCTTGATGTAAGAAAAAAGACATCAAGATTAGTTAAATTTATAGACTATGTACACTAAAACTCTATTTCTTACCTTTCTTGTTGTGTTCTTCGATCAGCTGCCTTTGCAATTGAGGCGGACATGGCTGGTATTCTTTGAACTCCATAGAGAACTCACCCTTACCTTGGGTGACTGCACgaagagaagaagcaaACCCGAAAAGTTCATTCAACGAACAATCCGCTGTCACCGTAAACTCTTCAGCTGAATTCTCAGTATCCTGAATAATGGCCTGAAGCTTGTTCAGTAAACTGATAATAGAGCCTTGAAACTCTGCAGGGGCTGTGACAGCCGTGTTCATGATTGGCTCCAGAATGACTGGGTTGCTGTTTTGGAAGGCTTGTTTAAAAGCAGCTTGGGTTGCCGTCTTGAAAGACATTTCATTAGAATCAACCACGTGTGTAGCACCGTCGTTGATTAGCATATTCACTCCTATGACCCTGTGACCAATCAAAGGTCCCTTTTCACAGGCCTCTTCGAACCCTCGGGCGCACGCTtgcaaaaacttttcagagatTCTTCCTCCAACAACCTTGGTTTCAAATACATTTCTTGGTTGTGTTTCAGCAGTCATTTCACCAATAACTCGAGCAAATTGACCAGCACCACCTGATTGTTTCTTGTGCGTGTAGtcaaatgaagaagatccTTGTATAGACTCTCGATAAGACACTTGAGGCCTTCCTGTCGAGCATTCAACGTTATACTCTCTCTTCATTCTTTCCACATAAATTTCCAGGTGCAACTCACCCATACCTGATATGATAGTCTCCTTAGATTCAGAGTCAAATTTCACACGAAAAGTTGGATCctctttttgaaatctaTTCATtgctttggaaaagttTGCTACATCTTTAGTCTTTGGCGAAATTGAAAGCGACACAACAGCATCTGGAACATACATAGAACTCATAGCGTACTTTAATGAGCCATCGGTGAAAGTGTCACCTGATGCACAGTCTATACCAAATGTGGCGCAAATTTCACCAGCACCAATAGAATCTACATCTTCCATGTCATCGGCATGCATTCGCACAAGACGAGCAACTTTAATCTTCTTTCCATCCTTCACATTGCTAATATACCCACCCTTTTTAAGTTTTCCTTGATACACACGAAGGTAGGTTAGCTGCCCATACTTTCCCTCCTCCAGTTTGAAAGCCAAGCCTACGAAAGgctctttggaagatggtaCTAGATTCACTTTCATTTCATTGTTGGAAATATCTAAACCAGTATTCAAAACTTCAGCGGGGTTAGGCAAATAATCAACGACAGCATCCAAAACCGGCTGAATTCCCGTATTAGCCAAGGCTGAACCCATGAGAACCGGAGTgaactttcttgaaattgttgaacgACGAATTGCATTCTTGATCTGCTCGACAGTGGGATCAACTTCCTCAATAAAACATTCAGCAATCTCATCATCTACGTCTGCCAATGTCTCAATCAATATTTTACGCTTTTCCTctaccaaatttttcaactcagGAGGGATGTCAGACACCCTTAGAGTCTCACCTTGATTTCCTTCATTATAGAGGGCCAGGCGATCAATTATATTAACCACACctttcaaatctttttcGTTTCCTATAGGGACTTGAATAGCTGCTGCAGGGATTTTTAGCTTTGAATTAATTTGGTCAATAGCTTTGAAAGGGTCTGCACCCATGCGATCCATTTTGTTAATAAATGTTATTCGAGGAATATCATAACGGCGCATCTGACGATCTACAGTAACAGTTTGTGATTGTACACCAGCAACAGCACATACAACCAACACTGCGCCATCAAGAACCCTCAGCGctctttcaacttcaatagTAAAGTCAATGTGGCCAGGAGTGTCAATTAAATTAAAATGGTAGTTCTTGTCTTCTTTCTGCCAGTTGCAATAAGTTGCAGCTGACTGTATCGTAATACCTTTTTCCCTTTCCAATTCCATTGAATCCATGGTTGCACCGACTTTGTCCCTGCCTCTGACCTCATGAATCGAATTAA
This window of the Komagataella phaffii GS115 chromosome 2, complete sequence genome carries:
- a CDS encoding Mitochondrial elongation factor involved in translational elongation → MMFVRRVVSSYGGVVTKMFDSPIRRSFTCGRISKSYEEDSVVLSEISKSISSADTESLVRMRNIGISAHIDSGKTTFTERVLFYTGRINSIHEVRGRDKVGATMDSMELEREKGITIQSAATYCNWQKEDKNYHFNLIDTPGHIDFTIEVERALRVLDGAVLVVCAVAGVQSQTVTVDRQMRRYDIPRITFINKMDRMGADPFKAIDQINSKLKIPAAAIQVPIGNEKDLKGVVNIIDRLALYNEGNQGETLRVSDIPPELKNLVEEKRKILIETLADVDDEIAECFIEEVDPTVEQIKNAIRRSTISRKFTPVLMGSALANTGIQPVLDAVVDYLPNPAEVLNTGLDISNNEMKVNLVPSSKEPFVGLAFKLEEGKYGQLTYLRVYQGKLKKGGYISNVKDGKKIKVARLVRMHADDMEDVDSIGAGEICATFGIDCASGDTFTDGSLKYAMSSMYVPDAVVSLSISPKTKDVANFSKAMNRFQKEDPTFRVKFDSESKETIISGMGELHLEIYVERMKREYNVECSTGRPQVSYRESIQGSSSFDYTHKKQSGGAGQFARVIGEMTAETQPRNVFETKVVGGRISEKFLQACARGFEEACEKGPLIGHRVIGVNMLINDGATHVVDSNEMSFKTATQAAFKQAFQNSNPVILEPIMNTAVTAPAEFQGSIISLLNKLQAIIQDTENSAEEFTVTADCSLNELFGFASSLRAVTQGKGEFSMEFKEYQPCPPQLQRQLIEEHNKKGKK
- a CDS encoding Zinc finger transcription factor containing a Zn(2)-Cys(6) binuclear cluster domain, whose translation is MSRKRRTEMNENNSSEHSAGPLGVTRTIVTCKRCRIKKTKCDQKFPKCGRCARFGAECIGVDPATGRNIPRSYIVYLEERVKVLETQLRSAGIEPTTINQEPSGLNENDQPLTSSNDKQPQCNSTNEEVPKLQIPTSTAGTAVNGSIKETTGISFGSLMRTAVSLQSDTKETAHSIAMNPCASGSKRRDSEVDPTLLPTKEDAERFLEIYFAQSNSQLPILHREQFVIRYFEPVYGSLSPNVNLASKYTSINQKVVDSRIPPTQTWYSEYKKQLQTKLKETSGEISPEEVAETIQPPQRVRKALYFLNIVFAIASSVHLLQYKSETSAKFKTSALFHIDHVYGSSDRLESLQGLLLLTIYSLMRPATPGVWYVLGSALRLSSELGLHNENYLKNDEFDVFTMDMRRRLFWCVYSLDRQICFYLGRPFGIPESSISTELFSELDDALIVQESSVEEYSKSASGLSSYKSVSLAIIQVRKLQAEIQEILYYKAELPRKFPTLQEWKDDVHTRLENWKKIVPKTQRRMNCDFKVVFFTLNYHHTMLALYGFSMLNSKFAVNDYFQIFKSSRGIIECYKELLDSRTINYTWAGVHNLFMGGVSFLYALYHSSEVCSKTSLEEIQQISQDCAHILNSLRASCDAALPCLKIFEILTAAAIRLRFTKHIMKMQQGTSVLDELKIWEGAPRISNTFYDRLNSGLIPQFQSSQFEWFTDEIDLNRFFQHLYEASSSSLSSNFASQNLEPKTENCATPIDCLNKKDSSPVAFLSFPGTPEDVLALDSETFYTECQDQADSGAMYKMISQVPSEFIWEQFFATPP